ttttttaaattttatgaaaaaaatcaataaatttatgaattattcctataattttgtatagtaataattttctttaaaaattaagtaaaatgttttttaaatttaatgaaaaaaatattggatctatgaattatttttaaaatttttcataaaatttaaaaagtattttttctttaaaatgtatGTATAGCATTCACAGAGTAGCAGAGTAGCAGCTCTTCTTTGCAGTTTACAAGGTGAACCTATTCTATTGTCAAGCAGTGTATTTTTTTCATGATTTCAGTTATATTTATACTGAAACAGATACATATGTCCCTAAGCATTTTCTGTTTGAACATCTGATCTCATTATGAAACGCAAAAAACCCTTATTATTTGTATAGTTTAATTTTCGAAACATTCTTCTGCTTTCTAAGTAAAACTAGAACacacgattaaaaaaaaaattacacacatTTACATACACATACCATACATACTGTGAATATTTCTGTGGTaataagttaaaagagcttatgtcgacataagtgaaaaacgattttatttgcttaacaTGTTCACCTTTTGTTCAGCTTTGTTTTAGTCTGGGTCTCATTTCTCTACGCAAAATATAAaccgttaaattaaaaaaaaatcataatagcttaagtctttttggacaaaaactgcatttgcaaaatagcttatgtataaaatcgtcaaaatcttaaaaataataaacttttttaaataagcttAAGTCATGACATAAGCTACtatgacaatttgaattcaaatatattCATCGCTTAGGTCAACatgagctattttaaacttgtgGTCGAGTGAACCATTTGTGTTCTTATGTCGACTcaagtcattttaaaaaaatgcattttgaaccaAACCCAATTTTGCAAAACAGCTTAAGTAAACATAAGCTGTTTTGTTCCTTGAAATGTCTGCAAAATTGTATACTTAAGTCAAAgtaagttattttttcaaatgtaacgGCCGTCCCGAACGTTTTCaaggaaaaatatacatatgaaaATTAAGGGTATAACAAGCCTgtacccagaaaaaaaaattgttggtttagcggcaacagtttaaaagtaatcacaaaaaaagtaaaaaaaaatctggtccACAAACTTTATTTGCTTATactgaaaaatgataaaaattgacttaagctcttttaacttattGACACAGATTTGTTCACGTTccgtaaaaaaaacttacttttttttgttaaagtcttACCAAAAAACATGTTGAAAGAACATTATTTTCGAGCACGTTTGATATAAAATCAATACAGACAACCTCAATCCTGTTAGTTATAGAAATATATGTTTATCAACAAAATATGAACCTAAAATTATATTAGGTATAAGGtcaaattctgaaaatgaaaactactgtaaaaaaaaaacacatcaaatTTTAATCCTGAAATCCTTCTTCAACAATTTGATATGTCCTTATCATTGTGGTCACAGTTCAggaaagtccaaaaaagtgacgccattttctcccattccactctcgcggcaaaaatttcaattcaaaattaaaaataaactattagagatacaaaaatcttctatagcttatttgaaagataacaacctaaagcttaatccaaatgaaggatttttaaaaattccgtcatttaatagggtaaacaggggtaaaacggaaagatgaaatttgggataaaatctaaacgcaaagttgtagagagttgattttgattgctatagatagatgagacttatttaagaataactgcatttaagaaaaaattctaaaaaattttgaaacttagctataacgttttgtttgaacgttgtacacgtgttggggctatgacaaaatgatgattgtgggtagggaaatttttgtttgacaattctaaaggtgaaAGGtaaaagatgagagaaaaaaacttAGGCGTccgatacggatttttttccaacactctgcgtttcgaaatatgaatttttcaaaaacaccttgtttttttagaggtatttttgggtagtttttgatttttagctttttttggagctttcaaaaatctcaaacttataggacatgtaggttttggccttacatgcatacatgtgcaaattcatatcgtttagtgagttttgactgaataacggaagaaacaagtttttaaaacacacgtttttttaccatttttgactgattttcatcgttttttgtttttatcttttttttttctttaatagatacaggaagtatatggagtaatgaccacgactaaatgtgtgtgaaatttcaatcattttcgtaaacacaattttgagataacggtaaaataaaattttagaattcaacaggttatagcTTTTGacaaagagcagatagaaattttattaaacttttatgagcatcctgatacaattacctttcatttggtgtatcacacataacggtagacttactacaagctacacaatgttaaatcaagaaacttgcgaaaaacctcaaaacaccagtggagatctgttgccccccgaacagccaccagtgtgggaagtactgtaatctcattctggaaattcgacatggttgactaacttctcttgtaagcatctttgaaatgagattgatacgtcatatgaaaggtgaaataaaagctttcacatggtatacaattttttataggttggcaaacaaaaaaattgattgagaacataaaaataagtgttttttttttcttgattttttttaatgaaatttgatcgagttcaaaaaattctagctctttttgtagatgtttcatagacctgatcgatatatatattttgagcttagacaataagctttcagatggtataaaattttgtataggttgttagggaaaaaaaaatggaattaatgacgtgagaagataaaaattcatgtttttttttttgctttttttgatgaaaattattgttttcaataaattatttttatactttttgcgcataaaAATTTGagaatggttttattctttagaagaaatacttggaTTTTAAatggcttaattttttttgtaagcttttaaaataaaaaaattaatataatgagaaaataaaaaaggtaatttttttttagctttttcttgtaaataatgattgtttgaaataaataaacgcttcaattgactcattttaaagaaaagcacacaacctgttttcttacgacgttatcacgtaaaatcatcgtccgtaaaccggctttacagacaacctcttttttttttattttatataaaatgtttcgattttactgttttttgtaACCAACGGCAGCGTTGCAATTCTGATACTAACTACATTATTCCCGGATTCAGAGTGTACTCATAAATTTTACCACTCATCTCGCCGACCCGGGGTGTACCAACCGAACAACCAACGTACAGCACTAACAAACGTGATACGTATTTCTAATCCATGAACCCGGAGTGTAGAGTAAAACCTTACAATCCATCGACCCAAAGTGTGCGTCCATAAAACATAATCCACATTATCAACCTCAACTAGATTTATCAgcaatttaccaattttttcatacattatTATCTTTTGATTTATATAATTCACATATTGTTTTTACCGTAAATTAAGCTAATTTTAAGCAAATGTATTGGAAATAAGATAGCTTGctaaattaacaatttttttttgtgaagtttcTTACTAGTTTTTCCCTTGACGGGAGTACCCTTTTTCCTCGTTCTGCCCCAGCTTTCACAAATCAAATATGGGACAAGTGGACAGTCATTACTGAGAATAGCCTTGAAGGTGCCTtagctgaagaaaaaaaaaaaaaccctacgtCCCACACAACAGAATGAAAAACAATCAAATTTCAACACAGAGGAAACAACCATACCTATTCCAAACTTCCAGATATCGTCAACCATTTGACCCATCCACTTGAGCCAACAGAACAGATAAAACCAAAGAATACATCTTGGATCTTGCTAATGCATTCAATGATATTAGAGCGCAGTTCGTTAACCTGGATGAATTACTGACTGTGAGCGAAAAGGTCGAGTCTGTCAACAATGATGTCCGAAACTCTCTAGACCCCCTGTTCCAGCATCGTATGTCATAGATGAAAATTATCTTTTCTTGTGGTTAAAAGTATgaaatttatttgttaaataCTAGAattattttagtcaaaaatagatttatctatgaaatacaaaataagaacaacaaaaaaaaccgtTTCACCTCATTGTTGTATGGGATTTATGATCTGTGAAATAGGCCCCTGGTTGTCATTTACTCatcaaatatatttatttttgtttacgttaAGAGAAACTTGTTATTAAAACACACTTGCTAACCAATTTCGATCTTTCATAAATGAGTcaggccaaaaaaaaaaatataagccaCTTATACAATCTCacttttattcacatttttatttatttttcatcgtcatatacaatataatttttggcgttttctcgaaaaattcatttttcataaaCTTCGTTAACCGAACACAATCCTTTGTAATTTGGATTTGTGCCTGTTTTACACTTGGAAGCAGTTGGTCCAGATGAATAAATTTGACCATAGTATTCAAATATCTTAGCATAATTACATACAAGATAATACGTATACATGTTGTTGTAATTTGTATTTCTGAACTTGACAGCATGACAACCAACTCCATTACTCTTTTCAATACACATTTGTGTAAAGTGACCAacaacttttctaaaaaaaattatataaaaatattatttgtcagtgaattaaattaaaaaaaaaaaataataaatacttaCGGTGGATTTGGAGGATAACTATTAATGTCCTTCATTGATGCATCCTTATATTCATTCCAGCAAGTAGTAACAACACTCTTAGACAGATTAATGTTTGAATCTGTGTGTTTTGTACTCTGCATGTTCATACCAATATTTTGACCAGCTGAAGGGAATTGCTTAGTATTGTGACATTGGTCATGGGCATATACGCAAGTCCTTGTATTGTACATAGCTAAAAAAGCTAATTCCTCATTCCATTGCATTGTGGCCATTCTGGGGCATGGATTAAAACCTGTCATATTGCCACTGGCTATTGAGTTTCTATAAGTATTGTGCATGTCAACAATGGCCTTTTTATGTGCTTCATCCATGGGTACTATCTCAGGTTCTACGCAGTCGGCTGCGAATtcctaaaaagaaaataaaaaattttaattaaaattgtaattttttaatatcctttattaaaaaaaattaaacttaccaTTGTATTATTGCACCCAGTATGTGGAGAACCATAACAAAGACTTGGATCACAATAATCACTGGTACTTGTAGCTTGAGAAGCTACATAACCAACAAATCCAATTAGGACTAAAAATAATTCTACTGACTTCATTCTGATTCAAGTGTCTTGagatttttgttatatttctgATTAAAAACCTCTTATTTATAGTCAAattg
This DNA window, taken from Episyrphus balteatus chromosome 2, idEpiBalt1.1, whole genome shotgun sequence, encodes the following:
- the LOC129911810 gene encoding antigen 5 like allergen Cul n 1-like — encoded protein: MKSVELFLVLIGFVGYVASQATSTSDYCDPSLCYGSPHTGCNNTMEFAADCVEPEIVPMDEAHKKAIVDMHNTYRNSIASGNMTGFNPCPRMATMQWNEELAFLAMYNTRTCVYAHDQCHNTKQFPSAGQNIGMNMQSTKHTDSNINLSKSVVTTCWNEYKDASMKDINSYPPNPPKVVGHFTQMCIEKSNGVGCHAVKFRNTNYNNMYTYYLVCNYAKIFEYYGQIYSSGPTASKCKTGTNPNYKGLCSVNEVYEK